A part of Actinobaculum sp. 313 genomic DNA contains:
- a CDS encoding IclR family transcriptional regulator encodes MASTKQLASVARALTILEYLARGTNDGIPLTTIAKDLKINKATAHSTLATLREREWVEQVPSTGHYRLGEGIRPLAEYRTARQRIVDDLHPSLVAISRRFNELVHLGALKGQHIVYLDKVEPDRAIRVVSKIGREASAVRTSLGRALIASQPQREESLPWYMSDLDLQSSSPERKTDIERAVRENFLRFDNLGWTEDIGEFEDGIACVAIPITINGSTDIAISISTPIERMSEKQRPLFARGMAEEIAKLPTSAAVSVPAALIV; translated from the coding sequence ATGGCAAGTACGAAACAGTTGGCGAGCGTTGCGCGAGCATTGACCATCCTTGAATACCTCGCCAGAGGAACCAACGATGGCATACCACTGACCACAATTGCCAAGGACCTGAAGATTAACAAGGCGACAGCCCACTCCACTCTCGCAACGTTGCGCGAGCGGGAATGGGTGGAGCAGGTGCCATCCACCGGCCACTACCGGCTCGGCGAGGGAATTCGTCCCCTCGCCGAGTACCGTACCGCCCGGCAACGTATCGTCGACGATCTTCACCCATCACTTGTTGCCATCTCGCGCCGTTTCAATGAGCTCGTGCACCTGGGCGCACTGAAGGGCCAGCACATCGTCTATCTCGATAAGGTAGAACCCGACCGCGCCATCCGCGTCGTCTCAAAGATTGGCCGCGAGGCCAGCGCCGTACGCACGAGTCTCGGCCGAGCACTAATCGCCAGCCAACCACAACGCGAAGAGAGCCTGCCCTGGTACATGTCCGACCTAGACCTGCAGTCATCTTCGCCTGAACGCAAGACCGATATTGAGCGAGCCGTTCGCGAGAACTTCCTCCGTTTCGACAACCTGGGATGGACAGAGGACATTGGCGAATTCGAAGACGGAATTGCCTGTGTCGCAATCCCGATAACGATCAACGGCAGCACGGATATTGCCATCTCCATTTCCACCCCGATCGAACGCATGAGTGAGAAACAGCGCCCGCTCTTCGCCCGTGGAATGGCGGAGGAGATCGCAAAACTACCGACTTCGGCCGCTGTCAGTGTCCCCGCCGCTCTCATCGTGTAG
- a CDS encoding YbhB/YbcL family Raf kinase inhibitor-like protein — protein sequence MDLSRPMAPDPYEILPAFPAFTLASADLEDGAPMPPLYAGVGDNISPQLSWSGFPAHTRGFTLNCFDPDAPTPAGYWHWTVIDLDAETTSLRRGAGTSDLALPGDAHHVRNDSNTLSYTGAAPPPGDRPHRYIFAVHALDVPSLGLNPQEATATAVAFQTLFHTIARARLTVTFQR from the coding sequence ATGGATCTTTCACGACCAATGGCGCCCGATCCCTATGAGATTCTTCCCGCCTTCCCTGCCTTCACTCTCGCAAGTGCGGATCTTGAAGATGGTGCACCTATGCCACCGTTGTATGCCGGTGTGGGAGACAACATTTCGCCACAGTTGAGCTGGTCAGGATTCCCTGCTCACACTCGCGGCTTCACCCTCAATTGCTTCGATCCGGATGCTCCGACACCCGCCGGATATTGGCACTGGACTGTCATTGATCTCGATGCCGAGACAACCTCGTTGCGACGCGGGGCGGGTACCTCCGATCTGGCTTTGCCCGGCGATGCCCATCACGTGCGCAACGACAGCAACACGCTCTCATACACGGGTGCCGCTCCGCCGCCCGGTGATCGTCCACACCGCTACATCTTCGCCGTCCACGCGCTAGATGTGCCAAGCCTGGGACTCAACCCGCAGGAAGCCACCGCGACGGCCGTTGCCTTCCAGACACTCTTCCACACCATCGCGCGAGCGCGCCTTACCGTAACCTTCCAACGCTAA
- a CDS encoding tRNA (cytidine(34)-2'-O)-methyltransferase: MFHIVFYEPRIPGNTGAAIRLAACTGSTLHLIEPLGFDFSDTHLKRAGLDYHDLANVHIHRDFDAFLGTVVPARVFAFTGHTSNNFAAASYQPGDALLFGPEPSGLPARIISHPTITQAVRIPMLPGLRSLNLTNSASIAVYEAWKQNGYAGASDFS; the protein is encoded by the coding sequence GTGTTTCATATCGTCTTCTACGAACCCCGAATCCCCGGAAATACTGGCGCCGCGATCCGACTTGCCGCTTGCACCGGTTCCACTCTTCACCTCATTGAGCCGCTTGGTTTTGACTTCTCTGACACGCATCTGAAACGGGCCGGTCTCGACTACCACGATCTCGCCAATGTTCATATTCATCGAGACTTCGATGCATTTCTCGGCACCGTTGTACCCGCGCGTGTCTTTGCCTTCACCGGCCACACCAGCAACAACTTCGCCGCGGCGTCCTACCAGCCGGGTGATGCGCTCCTATTCGGCCCTGAACCAAGCGGACTGCCCGCGCGGATCATCAGCCATCCCACGATAACGCAGGCGGTGCGAATTCCCATGTTGCCCGGTCTTCGTTCGCTCAACCTGACAAACTCCGCATCGATAGCTGTATACGAGGCATGGAAGCAAAACGGCTACGCGGGCGCATCCGATTTCTCTTGA
- a CDS encoding helix-turn-helix transcriptional regulator, translating into MAESSPLERYFASVLAEALRRRRRELGLSQEEVALRAGIDRGHYQLMEAARSDRHSNKAANPRFFTLLRLAEALEIPVDELLGPVAEAYEGGSGTSWF; encoded by the coding sequence ATGGCTGAGTCCTCCCCTCTTGAAAGGTATTTCGCGTCGGTGCTGGCGGAAGCTTTGCGGCGCCGTCGGCGGGAACTCGGACTATCACAAGAGGAAGTTGCGTTGCGCGCAGGTATAGACCGCGGGCACTATCAGCTTATGGAGGCGGCGCGTTCTGATCGGCATTCGAATAAGGCGGCTAACCCGCGGTTCTTTACTCTGCTGCGTCTGGCGGAAGCGCTTGAGATACCGGTTGACGAGTTGCTGGGGCCGGTTGCAGAGGCGTACGAGGGTGGATCTGGAACCTCCTGGTTCTAG
- a CDS encoding RNA methyltransferase, with protein MLVSVRDLNDERLVDYTGLTDVALRRRLETAHGLYVAESTKVIVRAIAAGHVPRSFLTATRWLPDLIPAIEKATGAPDGGATPIFVAEEHELEQIVGFHLHRGALACMNRPPLEDPLQLLRRVGDDGAHRIVVLEGLVDHTNVGAIFRSAAALGVDSVLVTNDCADPLYRRSVRVSMGTVFQVPWTRIADWPHSMARLHEVGFVTAALALDEDAVPLDDFAALPRCSGADSRLALILGTEGAGLRKSTIGHADYRVTIPMAGDVDSLNVAAASAVACWELRYRRSA; from the coding sequence GTGCTTGTAAGCGTTCGTGATCTGAATGATGAACGACTGGTCGACTACACCGGTTTAACCGATGTGGCTCTACGACGCCGCTTGGAGACGGCGCATGGTCTATATGTCGCCGAGTCCACCAAGGTGATTGTCCGCGCCATTGCCGCTGGTCATGTGCCGCGTTCCTTTCTCACCGCAACGCGGTGGCTTCCCGACCTGATTCCGGCTATTGAGAAGGCCACGGGTGCGCCCGACGGCGGTGCGACCCCGATTTTTGTGGCGGAAGAACACGAGCTGGAGCAGATAGTCGGTTTTCACCTCCATCGAGGCGCGCTGGCCTGTATGAATCGACCGCCGCTGGAAGATCCATTGCAGCTCCTGCGGCGTGTTGGCGACGACGGCGCACATCGCATTGTCGTTTTGGAAGGCCTCGTCGATCACACGAACGTCGGAGCGATCTTCCGCTCTGCGGCCGCGCTCGGTGTGGATTCGGTGCTTGTGACGAACGATTGCGCCGACCCCCTCTACCGGAGATCGGTGCGAGTGTCGATGGGGACGGTGTTTCAAGTCCCGTGGACACGAATTGCGGACTGGCCGCATTCCATGGCGCGGCTGCACGAGGTCGGCTTTGTTACCGCGGCGCTGGCGCTGGATGAGGATGCCGTGCCGTTGGATGACTTCGCTGCGCTTCCCCGTTGCTCGGGGGCCGATTCTCGCCTGGCGCTGATTCTAGGAACCGAAGGTGCAGGCCTACGCAAGTCGACAATAGGGCATGCCGACTACCGCGTGACTATTCCCATGGCAGGAGACGTCGACTCGCTCAACGTGGCTGCTGCCAGTGCCGTTGCCTGTTGGGAACTGCGCTATCGCCGGTCGGCGTGA
- a CDS encoding SPFH domain-containing protein, with protein sequence MNFSENPAGSFFLLVLILLLVLVVIAAFRAVLMVHQGYTVIVERLGRYHKTLQPGLHFLVPFLDSARQRIDMREQVVPFPPQPVITSDNINVSIDTVIYYQVTVPEAATYEIADPMTAIEQLAVTTLRNIIGTMDMEQALTGRDQINGQLRGVLDEATGRWGIRVSRVELKAIDPPPTVQGAMEQQMKAERDKRAAILTAEGEKQSAILRAEGEKQSQIVTAEGEKQSAVLRAEGQAQSTILRAQGESKAILQVFEAIHRGNVDSKLLSYEYLKTLPQIANSSSSKLWILPTELTAALQAVSRGFGGDADGEGPGHVDAEGAADIAESLAETALPDIDEALADAKGAVSKAADEADASVIAAGEPFNPASEAGQRPNLPSGPDAPEPPIPPFDPNDPLGGGNPLQR encoded by the coding sequence ATGAATTTCAGCGAGAACCCGGCGGGAAGTTTCTTCCTTTTGGTTTTGATTCTGCTACTCGTCCTCGTCGTGATCGCCGCATTCCGCGCGGTGCTTATGGTGCATCAGGGCTATACGGTAATCGTTGAGAGGCTTGGCCGGTACCACAAGACGTTGCAGCCTGGCCTGCACTTCCTGGTGCCGTTCCTTGATTCGGCTCGCCAGCGCATTGATATGCGTGAGCAAGTGGTGCCTTTCCCACCGCAGCCGGTGATCACGTCTGACAATATCAATGTGTCGATCGACACGGTTATTTACTATCAGGTGACGGTTCCGGAGGCCGCGACTTACGAGATCGCCGATCCAATGACGGCTATTGAACAGCTGGCCGTGACCACTCTCCGTAACATCATCGGCACCATGGACATGGAGCAGGCACTCACCGGACGGGATCAGATCAATGGACAGCTTCGTGGCGTGCTGGACGAAGCCACCGGACGGTGGGGAATCCGGGTGTCACGTGTTGAGTTGAAGGCTATTGATCCGCCGCCGACCGTGCAGGGAGCGATGGAACAGCAGATGAAGGCCGAGCGTGACAAGCGCGCTGCGATTCTGACGGCCGAGGGTGAGAAGCAATCCGCTATTCTCCGAGCCGAGGGTGAGAAGCAGTCGCAGATTGTTACCGCTGAGGGTGAGAAACAGTCGGCCGTTTTGCGGGCAGAAGGTCAGGCGCAGTCCACCATCCTGCGGGCGCAAGGTGAATCGAAGGCTATTTTGCAGGTCTTCGAGGCTATTCACCGTGGCAATGTGGATTCCAAGTTGCTCTCCTACGAGTACCTGAAGACTCTGCCGCAGATCGCAAACTCGAGTTCCTCGAAGTTGTGGATCCTTCCGACAGAGCTTACGGCGGCGCTGCAGGCAGTGTCCCGTGGCTTCGGCGGTGACGCCGATGGCGAGGGACCTGGTCATGTTGACGCTGAAGGCGCTGCCGATATTGCGGAGTCGCTGGCAGAGACTGCTCTGCCCGATATCGATGAAGCGTTGGCAGATGCGAAGGGCGCGGTGAGCAAGGCTGCGGACGAGGCTGATGCGTCGGTTATTGCCGCCGGTGAGCCGTTCAATCCTGCTTCCGAAGCCGGACAACGTCCGAACTTGCCGAGCGGCCCGGATGCCCCGGAGCCTCCGATACCGCCGTTCGATCCGAACGATCCGCTCGGCGGAGGAAACCCGCTGCAGCGGTAG
- a CDS encoding NfeD family protein, whose amino-acid sequence MSWEIWGIIALACVIIETFTVDFTFLMFGGAALATAILAAFTGELVWQIIMFSVVAALLVFFARPWAKRHINPRGAAAGNVYAQVGRSAHTVTDVDERAGRVKIGGDVWSARTNGERIERGTDVVVLAIDGVVAVVATHADATGSGRPTPENNETR is encoded by the coding sequence ATGAGTTGGGAAATTTGGGGCATTATCGCTCTCGCATGCGTCATCATCGAGACATTCACGGTCGACTTCACCTTCCTCATGTTTGGCGGAGCGGCCCTTGCCACAGCGATTCTCGCTGCCTTCACCGGTGAGCTGGTATGGCAGATCATCATGTTCTCCGTAGTGGCGGCCCTGTTGGTCTTCTTCGCACGTCCTTGGGCAAAGCGGCACATTAATCCGCGGGGCGCAGCAGCGGGGAATGTATACGCGCAAGTCGGGAGGTCAGCGCATACGGTGACGGATGTGGACGAACGCGCGGGTCGTGTGAAGATCGGCGGTGACGTCTGGTCTGCACGCACCAACGGCGAACGGATTGAACGGGGCACGGATGTCGTCGTCTTGGCAATCGATGGCGTCGTCGCGGTTGTGGCCACACATGCGGACGCAACGGGAAGCGGGCGGCCGACACCGGAGAACAACGAGACTAGGTAA
- a CDS encoding ABC transporter ATP-binding protein — MGDVLTLRDVAVRRGGRNIVDGLTWDVNAGEHWVILGPNGAGKTTVVQLISGRMHPTRGQVAIIGERLGGVDLRELRPLVGLTSAALDQRIPPGEKVLDVVQTAAYGNLARWREQYDEEDTRRAEKLLGELGVAALADRSFATLSSGERKRVGIARALMPNPEVLVLDEPASGLDLGGRESLLLTLTALAGDPFSPATVLVTHHVEDIPQGFTHVMLLADGRLFAAGPIEEILTSANLSALFGIPLTVARDGGRFSARANV; from the coding sequence ATGGGGGACGTTCTCACATTACGTGACGTTGCGGTGCGCCGTGGCGGCCGGAATATTGTTGACGGTTTGACCTGGGATGTGAATGCGGGAGAGCACTGGGTGATCCTCGGCCCTAACGGTGCGGGAAAGACAACCGTTGTCCAACTCATTTCCGGGCGGATGCATCCCACGCGGGGCCAGGTTGCGATTATCGGGGAGCGTTTGGGAGGCGTTGATCTGCGTGAACTACGTCCACTGGTGGGACTGACATCCGCCGCCCTGGACCAGCGCATTCCTCCGGGAGAGAAGGTGCTGGATGTAGTGCAAACCGCTGCTTATGGGAATCTGGCACGGTGGCGGGAACAGTACGATGAGGAGGACACGCGGCGCGCCGAAAAGTTGCTAGGCGAACTCGGCGTAGCCGCGCTGGCGGATCGCAGTTTCGCCACGTTGTCATCGGGGGAGCGGAAACGAGTCGGCATTGCGCGCGCACTCATGCCCAACCCGGAAGTCCTAGTACTTGATGAACCTGCATCCGGGCTGGACCTGGGTGGACGTGAGTCGCTGCTGCTAACACTGACAGCGTTGGCAGGAGATCCTTTTTCTCCCGCCACGGTGCTCGTCACCCATCATGTGGAGGATATTCCACAGGGTTTCACGCATGTCATGCTGTTAGCAGATGGTCGTCTTTTCGCAGCCGGGCCTATCGAAGAGATCTTAACCTCCGCTAACCTGAGTGCGCTGTTTGGAATACCGCTGACTGTTGCGCGTGACGGCGGTCGTTTCAGCGCCCGGGCAAACGTGTAG
- the glgC gene encoding glucose-1-phosphate adenylyltransferase has protein sequence MKANPQVLSIVLAGGEGKRLMPLTQDRAKPAVPFGGIYRLIDFALSNIVNSGYLKIVVLTQYKSHSLDRHISRTWRMSNLLGNYIAPVPAQQRMGKNWYLGSADAIYQSLNVFDDEHPDIVLVTGADNIYRMDFSQMVEQHIDSGFDLTVAGIRQPLSLAPSFGVINTDAQNPLKVAEFLEKPQDTTGLGLPDAPDQFLASMGNYVFNAEALREVLVADAEDESSKHDMGGSIVPLFVDDGNCGVYDFTFNDVPGASDRDRNYWRDVGTIDAYYEANMDLISVSPVFNLYNNRWPLLTGYTGLPPAKFVYGHHERLGHALDSIISPGVIVSGGEVIGSVLSPGVRINSWSSVRESVLLDGVNVGRNATVVRSIIDKYVTIDEGAQLGVNHDHDRARGFYVSDGGVTVVPKGAHVTA, from the coding sequence ATGAAAGCAAACCCGCAAGTTCTCTCCATTGTTCTCGCCGGAGGTGAAGGTAAGAGGCTCATGCCGCTTACGCAGGACCGCGCGAAGCCTGCAGTACCTTTCGGTGGGATCTACCGCCTCATTGACTTTGCTCTGAGCAACATCGTCAACTCCGGATATCTGAAGATCGTGGTGCTTACGCAATACAAGTCCCATTCGCTTGACCGCCATATCTCGCGCACATGGCGCATGTCCAACCTGCTCGGGAACTACATCGCGCCGGTGCCCGCGCAGCAGCGAATGGGAAAGAACTGGTACCTCGGCTCCGCTGACGCCATTTACCAGTCGTTGAACGTCTTCGATGACGAACACCCCGATATTGTTCTCGTCACCGGTGCCGACAACATCTATCGCATGGATTTCTCGCAGATGGTGGAGCAGCACATCGACTCCGGATTCGACCTGACCGTCGCCGGCATTCGGCAGCCGCTCTCCCTGGCGCCGTCGTTCGGCGTTATCAATACTGATGCTCAGAATCCGCTGAAGGTGGCGGAATTCTTAGAGAAACCACAAGACACCACCGGCCTTGGTCTGCCGGATGCACCCGACCAGTTCCTCGCCTCCATGGGCAACTACGTCTTCAACGCCGAAGCGCTACGAGAAGTCCTTGTCGCCGACGCGGAAGACGAGTCCTCCAAGCACGATATGGGCGGCTCGATCGTTCCTCTGTTCGTGGACGACGGAAACTGCGGCGTTTACGACTTCACCTTCAATGACGTGCCGGGGGCTAGTGATCGCGACCGTAACTACTGGCGCGATGTGGGAACGATTGACGCCTACTATGAAGCCAATATGGATCTCATCTCGGTCAGCCCAGTGTTCAACCTGTATAACAACCGCTGGCCGCTACTGACCGGTTATACCGGGCTTCCGCCGGCCAAGTTCGTGTACGGCCACCACGAGCGCCTCGGCCACGCGCTCGACTCGATCATCTCACCCGGCGTTATCGTCTCCGGCGGCGAAGTGATCGGTTCGGTGCTTTCACCGGGAGTGCGCATCAATTCCTGGTCGTCTGTGCGCGAATCCGTCCTGCTCGACGGCGTTAACGTGGGGCGCAATGCCACCGTGGTGCGATCCATCATTGACAAGTACGTGACGATCGACGAGGGTGCACAGCTGGGTGTCAACCATGATCACGACCGTGCACGTGGCTTCTATGTTTCGGACGGCGGCGTGACCGTGGTGCCGAAGGGCGCCCACGTCACCGCCTAG
- the serB gene encoding phosphoserine phosphatase SerB produces MSDVVPVRFSLASLRPLPHGLLTHTRHAFTQAFGGAVESAPRSAGLYTRSFTTTAPLPEDLDEVRSRLRGPAIALGVDCALLTGPLAVHGPRMIVTDVDSTFIQGEVIEMLAAAAGTASMVREITTRAMRGELDFAQSLRERVATLAGLPDSVFSDIAAGVDLTAGAAETVRVVHTQGGYFGLVSGGFHEVVDRVAEPLGIDKVLANRLEVSDGLLTGHTRGPVIDRAAKAEALTAWADEFAIPLEQVVAVGDGANDLDMMRIAGLSVAFCAKPVVLEEADAAITIPRLDMLLALLGWDTDSAESSSSTPRDTRAE; encoded by the coding sequence ATGTCCGACGTCGTCCCGGTTCGGTTTTCGCTCGCATCCTTGCGGCCCTTGCCGCACGGCTTGCTCACGCATACGCGTCACGCCTTCACACAGGCCTTTGGCGGCGCCGTTGAGAGTGCGCCACGATCTGCAGGCCTGTACACACGGAGTTTCACAACGACGGCGCCATTGCCGGAGGACCTGGACGAAGTACGCTCCCGGCTGCGCGGGCCCGCCATTGCGCTGGGCGTGGACTGTGCCCTGCTTACCGGCCCGCTCGCCGTGCACGGGCCACGCATGATTGTTACCGATGTCGATTCCACCTTCATCCAGGGCGAAGTCATCGAGATGCTGGCTGCGGCTGCCGGTACGGCGAGCATGGTCCGCGAGATCACGACACGTGCCATGCGCGGAGAATTAGATTTCGCCCAGTCACTACGCGAACGGGTGGCAACCCTGGCCGGCCTACCTGACTCCGTATTCTCTGACATCGCTGCGGGTGTTGACCTGACCGCAGGGGCAGCTGAAACCGTTCGAGTGGTCCACACTCAGGGCGGATACTTCGGCTTGGTGTCCGGTGGTTTTCACGAAGTGGTAGATCGTGTTGCTGAGCCACTCGGCATCGACAAGGTACTCGCGAACCGCCTGGAGGTCAGCGACGGGCTCCTTACCGGGCATACACGGGGACCGGTTATCGATCGAGCGGCGAAAGCCGAGGCCCTCACCGCCTGGGCGGACGAGTTCGCGATTCCCCTGGAACAGGTGGTTGCGGTAGGCGACGGCGCCAATGATCTCGACATGATGCGAATCGCCGGACTCTCGGTGGCATTCTGTGCCAAACCCGTCGTACTCGAAGAGGCCGATGCTGCCATCACCATCCCTCGACTTGACATGTTGCTCGCCTTACTCGGTTGGGACACCGACTCCGCTGAGTCTTCTTCCTCCACGCCTCGTGACACGCGCGCCGAGTAG
- a CDS encoding MerR family transcriptional regulator, producing the protein MAETTRLMTIGEFSNLTRLSVRMLRHYDAHGVLIPADVDPWTGYRRYAPHQLQDAVDVRNLRDVGFGVSAISALLAARGTPAWSSALELQRETLLGETRAAQARLTLINRLIEGESTMSITIERRVIPAMTIVALRGIVPTYADEGLLWQRMMPEITRQGLQATGPCGVIEHHDEYIEHDVDEEIFLPIAPGTEVAPPLVVHDLPERDCLVARVVGPYDQITQAHDLIADRLANDGLVPLADGTLAARAFNLYLNMPDSVPAEELITEVYMPLHG; encoded by the coding sequence ATGGCCGAAACCACGAGACTCATGACGATTGGCGAGTTCAGCAACCTGACTCGTCTGTCCGTGCGGATGCTGCGTCACTATGACGCTCATGGCGTTCTGATACCCGCCGATGTGGATCCGTGGACCGGATACCGTCGCTATGCTCCACATCAACTGCAGGATGCGGTCGACGTGCGCAATCTACGCGACGTCGGGTTCGGCGTTTCCGCCATCTCAGCTCTCCTCGCCGCCCGCGGAACCCCGGCATGGTCGTCCGCGTTGGAACTCCAACGCGAGACCCTGCTCGGGGAGACGCGCGCCGCCCAGGCTCGGCTGACTCTTATCAACCGACTAATCGAAGGAGAATCTACCATGTCCATTACTATCGAGCGCCGGGTTATTCCCGCCATGACGATCGTGGCCCTCCGGGGCATCGTTCCGACCTATGCCGATGAGGGTCTGCTATGGCAGCGGATGATGCCGGAGATCACCCGGCAGGGCTTGCAGGCCACTGGTCCGTGCGGTGTTATCGAGCATCACGACGAATACATCGAACACGATGTCGACGAGGAGATCTTCCTCCCGATCGCGCCCGGAACCGAAGTTGCTCCACCGTTAGTGGTGCATGATCTGCCGGAGAGGGACTGCCTTGTTGCACGTGTGGTCGGTCCCTATGATCAAATCACGCAGGCGCATGATCTGATCGCTGACCGCCTCGCCAACGACGGGCTGGTTCCTCTCGCCGACGGCACGCTGGCCGCCCGTGCATTCAATCTTTACCTCAATATGCCCGACTCCGTGCCAGCGGAGGAGCTTATAACGGAGGTCTATATGCCGCTACACGGCTGA
- a CDS encoding DUF6767 domain-containing protein has product MTGPEDCQTVALVMSDPDLKAELRADAPLAPVPAAIGLEGRAAH; this is encoded by the coding sequence GTGACCGGCCCGGAGGATTGCCAGACGGTTGCTTTGGTCATGTCCGACCCGGATTTGAAAGCCGAATTGCGCGCGGACGCTCCCCTGGCTCCGGTCCCCGCCGCTATCGGGTTAGAGGGGCGCGCAGCGCACTGA
- a CDS encoding histidine phosphatase family protein yields MNTLILMRHAQAERGGHDYDRPLSGAGREQATRQAAALVARVSAVDLAIVSAATRTRQTARALLSGGLPIARMLEERSLYVCDWTGVLEQIRRVPSEVSTLLVIGHEPTISLTTRLLTAPTSPIASQLGVGFSTAMAAVGEAPQWSEVDRSSVRMVSALRAPLTR; encoded by the coding sequence ATGAACACTCTGATTCTCATGCGCCATGCACAGGCCGAACGGGGTGGACATGATTACGACCGACCGCTCAGCGGTGCTGGGCGTGAACAGGCCACCAGGCAGGCCGCGGCACTCGTCGCTCGGGTTTCGGCGGTGGACTTGGCAATTGTTTCCGCCGCGACCCGTACGCGGCAAACAGCGCGTGCCCTGCTCTCCGGCGGCTTACCTATTGCGAGGATGCTGGAAGAACGGAGTCTGTACGTGTGCGACTGGACCGGGGTTCTGGAGCAAATCCGGCGAGTTCCGAGCGAGGTGAGCACCCTGCTGGTTATCGGTCACGAGCCGACAATATCGCTGACGACCCGCCTTCTAACGGCGCCCACCTCACCGATTGCCTCGCAGTTGGGAGTTGGATTCTCCACGGCAATGGCTGCGGTGGGGGAGGCGCCGCAGTGGAGTGAGGTCGATCGCTCCAGTGTGCGCATGGTCAGTGCGCTGCGCGCCCCTCTAACCCGATAG